A part of Chloroflexota bacterium genomic DNA contains:
- the sucC gene encoding ADP-forming succinate--CoA ligase subunit beta yields MRLHEYQSKDIFAQHHIPIPRGRLASTPEEAKLIAEELNGTVVLKAQVLIGGRGKAGGIRLVHSPREAEEEASKILGNRIKDIPVRRLLVEEGVSIQQEIYLGMTIDRERGETVMIASAEGGIDIEEVARVSPEKIARVGINPLLGLRDFQIRNLAAEIEIPRNLWRSFISICQNLYEAYLELDATLAEINPLVITLDQHIIALDGKIIVDDNALFRHTDLMDKRDISAEVPEETEARKFGLAYIKLDGNIGCLVNGAGLAMASMDIIKHKGGMPANFLDIGGGASAEKVAAALRIILSDPQVQTVLINIFGGITRCDEVASGIKQTLEELQPEVPFVIRLVGTNDSKGRQILAEANLNTAESLQEAAEKAVHLSKEVA; encoded by the coding sequence ATGAGGCTTCACGAATACCAATCTAAAGATATTTTTGCCCAACATCATATACCCATACCAAGAGGACGTTTGGCTTCCACACCCGAGGAAGCCAAATTAATTGCAGAGGAACTTAACGGGACTGTCGTACTAAAAGCCCAAGTTTTAATCGGCGGCAGGGGGAAAGCAGGCGGCATCAGACTGGTTCATTCACCAAGAGAAGCAGAAGAAGAAGCATCCAAGATCCTGGGAAACCGGATCAAAGATATTCCTGTCCGGCGTCTATTGGTGGAGGAAGGCGTCAGCATTCAGCAAGAAATTTACCTAGGCATGACTATTGACCGCGAACGCGGTGAAACGGTCATGATCGCCAGCGCTGAAGGCGGCATCGATATTGAAGAAGTCGCCCGCGTCTCACCGGAAAAGATCGCCCGGGTCGGGATCAATCCGCTACTGGGTCTGCGGGATTTCCAAATCCGCAACCTGGCCGCAGAGATCGAAATCCCCCGTAACCTCTGGCGTTCCTTCATCTCCATTTGCCAAAATCTTTATGAGGCTTATCTGGAACTGGACGCTACCCTGGCTGAGATCAATCCCCTGGTAATCACGCTGGATCAGCACATTATTGCGCTGGATGGCAAGATCATTGTGGATGACAACGCCCTTTTCCGTCACACGGACCTGATGGATAAGCGGGACATCTCAGCGGAAGTACCCGAAGAAACCGAAGCCCGAAAATTCGGCCTGGCCTATATCAAGCTGGACGGCAATATCGGCTGTCTGGTTAACGGCGCCGGGCTGGCAATGGCTTCGATGGACATCATCAAACATAAAGGTGGAATGCCTGCGAATTTTCTGGATATCGGCGGAGGAGCTAGCGCAGAAAAAGTCGCTGCTGCCCTGCGGATTATCCTCTCTGACCCCCAGGTACAAACCGTTCTGATTAACATCTTTGGCGGGATCACCCGCTGCGATGAAGTCGCCAGTGGGATTAAACAAACCCTAGAAGAACTCCAGCCCGAAGTACCGTTTGTCATTCGCCTGGTTGGAACCAATGATTCTAAAGGCCGGCAGATCCTTGCTGAGGCCAACCTTAACACGGCA